GTATTACATTTTTCTTATTTTCCGATACAGAATTTGGAAAATATAATGTTTAATAGATCCTCCGCGTACTCTTCTCCTGTTATTCCGCCAAGGGAAGAAGCGCTTTCTTTCAGATCTGACGCCGGAAATTCAAGAGATAATTCTTTCTCAATGCTATCTTCGGCTTGCGACAGTTGCCGGACGGCATCTTCTATAGCCGCCTTATGGCGTATATTGTTTACCATCGCTTCATTGGACGTATGCACCTTGCCACTCCAGACTTTATTATATATTCTATCCTCCAATTTATCAATACCAATCTTAGTGAGGCACGATACCCGAACGACATCTCTCGCTTTTACCATCTTCGTGATATCCTTGGTATTCAGCCGGATTTTAAGGTCGCATTTATTAATTACTGTTATGGTATTCGCCGGCCTTATCTTACCCAGTATTTCTCTGTCTTCTTTTTTTAATCTTTCGCTTCCGTCCAAAACGCATAAGATAAGGTCTGCCCTTCGTAGATATAAATGGCTTCTCTTTATTCCTTCTTTTTCTATAATGCCCTTCTCTTTTCTTATGCCGGCCGTATCAACCAGCCGCATAGGTATACCTTTTATGCTTGCCATCTCTTCGATGGGATCCCTTGTTGTGCCCGGCAAATGAGTAACAATGGCTTTATTTTTTCTAAGGAGGACGTTTAAGAGGCTCGATTTTCCTACGTTAGGCCTGCCGCATATTACCGCTACTATGCCTTCTTTCAGAATAGCGCCGTCGTGATAAGTGCTCAATAATTTTTCCAATCTTCTTCTGGAGTCCTTCACGCCGCTAATCCATGCCTTTTTAGTTTTAGGTGTTATGTCCTCTTCCGGAAAATCCATCGAGGCCTCCATGTCTGCGCATATTTCCATAATGGATTTTCTTGCGAACTTAACCTCCCTCGACAGCTCTCCTTCCAGCTGATTCAGGGAAACTCTTAATCCCGCCTCGGTCTTGGCCTCTATTATATCAAGTACCGCTTCCGCCTGGCTTAAATCGAGGCGGCCCTTTAAGAACGCCCTCTTGGTAAACTCGCCGGGCTCTGCCGGCCTCGCGCCATGTTTAAGTGTAAGCTCGAGAACTTTTCTAAGCGCTGTTATGCCGCCGTGGCAATTTATTTCTACGATATCTTCCCGCGTATATGTTCCGGGGGCTTTCATAACCGCCAAAAGCACTTCGTCTATCTTTTTTTTACCGTCAATTATATATCCATAATTAAGTACGCGGCTCTTAAATTTGACGAGCCCTTTTCCTTTGGGCAGGATAAAGATTTCTCTGGCTATTTTAACGGCACTACACCCGCTTAACCGGACTATGCCTATACCGCCTTCGCCCGCAGGAGTCGAAACCGCCGCAATTGTATCTTCGTGTAAATGTATCACCATATTAATCTTTTCTCAAAGCCTCCATCGCCTCGCCAACCACATAAAGAGAACCAGTAATAAGAAGTGCGTCATCCTTACCGGCAAGCCGGAGAGCTTTGTCTATCGCATCGCGAACCGAATCACTAGTTTCGGCATCTATATTTTTATAATGGAGGAACCTCTCCTTCAGAAATTGCGGGGATAATGCCCTACCGGATTTTGATTTCGTCGCGATGACATAATCGGCTATTCCG
The Candidatus Omnitrophota bacterium DNA segment above includes these coding regions:
- the mnmE gene encoding tRNA uridine-5-carboxymethylaminomethyl(34) synthesis GTPase MnmE, which translates into the protein MVIHLHEDTIAAVSTPAGEGGIGIVRLSGCSAVKIAREIFILPKGKGLVKFKSRVLNYGYIIDGKKKIDEVLLAVMKAPGTYTREDIVEINCHGGITALRKVLELTLKHGARPAEPGEFTKRAFLKGRLDLSQAEAVLDIIEAKTEAGLRVSLNQLEGELSREVKFARKSIMEICADMEASMDFPEEDITPKTKKAWISGVKDSRRRLEKLLSTYHDGAILKEGIVAVICGRPNVGKSSLLNVLLRKNKAIVTHLPGTTRDPIEEMASIKGIPMRLVDTAGIRKEKGIIEKEGIKRSHLYLRRADLILCVLDGSERLKKEDREILGKIRPANTITVINKCDLKIRLNTKDITKMVKARDVVRVSCLTKIGIDKLEDRIYNKVWSGKVHTSNEAMVNNIRHKAAIEDAVRQLSQAEDSIEKELSLEFPASDLKESASSLGGITGEEYAEDLLNIIFSKFCIGK